One segment of Fusarium oxysporum f. sp. lycopersici 4287 supercont2.54 genomic scaffold, whole genome shotgun sequence DNA contains the following:
- a CDS encoding uncharacterized protein (At least one base has a quality score < 10): MGRWRAGDDSRACHLQYTLPTDDLAPFWSPIVQKADSFLVQTKSGESVAYFKNPRLLFQSHDLKNIFATPSLHETITLVHETILSGMDPEQLDLHSCWLDIGMRDYVLDQNRGSDNRVEPFTLLWKVIAINTYIRDFLQLPLQRLLQQATSARFSFEISERTTLESRQREPSPQAVPGVVPAVIRVKAYNCNKELFSVMYSNYRLFGSGYLPLLEFDDEMIDDLSSSSQSRERGTRTQLSRAAILKAWNANKRHLRSVSDPKMLSNYGVRKKVTLRFDIILIMRSNGYFQATRESHTGPLNRTAPLVGELSLHHLPFWTIPTKEINAILFTQAARFALPLDHIFFRAATGFAEQPAPSNVVERYVQSILGFYTAQMLCQLLVHSFIARKCCITTSGSSFRAGRFSTDPLTVGRSYLNGRVWD, encoded by the coding sequence ATGGGTCGATGGAGAGCAGGAGATGATAGTAGGGCTTGCCACTTACAATACACGCTGCCGACCGACGATCTCGCGCCGTTTTGGAGTCCCATCGTTCAGAAGGCCGATTCTTTTCTTGTCCAGACCAAGAGTGGAGAAAGTGTTGCATACTTCAAGAATCCACGGTTGCTCTTCCAGTCCCATGatctcaagaacatcttTGCAACACCAAGCCTTCACGAAACCATAACGCTTGTCCACGAAACTATCCTTAGCGGCATGGACCCTGAGCAGCTGGACCTGCACTCTTGTTGGCTCGATATCGGGATGCGTGACTATGTCCTTGACCAAAATCGCGGCAGCGACAATAGGGTTGAGCCTTTTACGCTGCTATGGAAAGTGATTGCCATCAACACCTACATCAGAGACTTTCTGCAATTGCCCCTGCAACGCCTCTTGCAGCAAGCCACTTCCGCTCGTTTCTCCTTCGAGATATCGGAACGTACCACTCTCGAATCAAGGCAACGGGAGCCGTCACCCCAGGCTGTCCCAGGAGTCGTGCCTGCCGTTATCCGTGTCAAGGCATATAACTGCAATAAAGAACTCTTCTCGGTCATGTACAGCAACTACCGTCTCTTCGGGTCTGGATACCTTCCTTTACTAGAGTTCGATGACGAGATGATCGAcgatctctcttcttccagtcAGAGTCGCGAACGGGGCACCAGAACGCAGCTGTCCCGTGCAGCAATTCTGAAGGCCTGGAATGCGAATAAGCGACACCTGAGGTCTGTATCAGATCCAAAGATGCTGTCAAATTATGGAGTTCGAAAAAAGGTCACCTTGCGCTTCGACATAATATTGATAATGCGGTCCAATGGCTATTTCCAGGCTACTCGTGAAAGCCACACCGGGCCACTCAACCGGACAGCTCCTCTTGTAGGGGAACTCAGTCTTCATCATTTACCATTCTGGACGATCCCCACCAAGGAAATAAACGCAATTCTATTTACGCAGGCCGCTCGCTTTGCTCTTCCTCTGGACCACATATTTTTCCGAGCCGCCACCGGCTTCGCTGAGCAACCAGCACCGTCCAACGTAGTAGAGCGTTACGTCCAAAGTATCCTCGGCTTTTACACGGCTCAGATGCTTTGTCAACTCTTGGTTCACAGCTTCATTGCGAGAAAATGCTGCATTACGACCAGTGGATCTAGCTTTCGTGCTGGACGGTTCTCAACAGACCCTCTCACCGTCGGGAGGAGCTACTTGAACGGCAGGGTCTGGGACTAG